Below is a genomic region from Sus scrofa isolate TJ Tabasco breed Duroc unplaced genomic scaffold, Sscrofa11.1 Contig1263, whole genome shotgun sequence.
tgcttggtttttgtttctcaggattgctttggcgattctgggtcttttgttgttccatataaatgtttggattgtttgttctagttctgtgaacaatgtcatgggtaatttgatagggattgcattgaatctgtagattgctttgggtaggatggccattttcacaatattgatttttccaatccaggaacatggaatatctttccatttctttacatcttctttgatttctttgattaaggttttatagttctcggcatataggtcctttacctctttggtcaggtgtattccgaggtatttgattttgtgtggtacaattttaaaaggtatcgtatttttgtattccttttctaatgtttcattgctggtatacagaaatgcaactgacttctgaatgttaatcttatatcctgcccctttgctgaatttattaatcagttcaaggagttttggggttgagtccttagggttttctaggtatagaatcatgtcatctgcatacagtgacagtttgatctcttctcttcctatatggatgcctttgatttcttttgtttgtctaattgctgtggctaagacttccaaaacgatgttgaagagcagtggtgagagtgggcatccctgtcttgttccagatttgagtgagaaggctttcagtttttccccattgaggattatatttgctgtgggtttatcataaatggctttgattatattcaggaatgttccctctatacccactttggcgagggtcttgatcatgaatggatgttgaactttgtcaaatgctttttctgcatctattgagatgatcatatgatttttgactttttttttgttaatgtgtatgatgttgattgatttgcgtatgttgaaccatccttgtgaacctgggatgaacccaacctggtcatggtgtataatttttttgatatgttgttggattcggttggctaagattttgttgagaatttttgcatctatattcatcaatgatattgggcgatagttttcttttttggtggtatctctgcctggttttggaatgagggtgatggtggcctcatagaatgtctttgggagtattccttcttcttcacccttttgaaagagtttaaggaggatgggcaccaattcctctttatatgtttgatagaattcacctgtgaattcatctggtcctggacttttatttgtagggagtgattttatgacctcttcaatttcatttctagtgatcggtctgttcagttggtctgtttctgcttgattcagttttggcaggctgtaagattctagaaaattgtccatttcttccagattgtcaaacttattgccatatagttgttcatagtattctcttatggttttttgtatttctgctgtatccgttgtgatttctcctttttcatttataattttggtgatttgggttctttctctcctctttttagtgagtctggccaggggtttatcaattttgttcaccttttcaaagaaccagctcttggttttattaattttctctgttgttttttgagtctctattttattgatttcttctttgatctttataatttccttccttctgctgactttaggactttttgttcttctttttctaattcatttaggtggagggttaagttgtcaatttgggatctttcttcttttttgagaaaggcctggattgctataaatttccctctgagcactgttttcgcagcatcccatagattttgagaggttgtgtcttcattatcatttgtttcaaggtagtttttaatttccttcttgatttcctcattgacccattggttttttagtagcatgttgttgagtctccatggagtaggttttttctctttgcttttcccatggttgatttctaatttcatggcattgtggtcagagaagatacttgagataatttctatgctcctaaatttattgagattcgctttgtgtcccaatatgtggtcgattcttgagaatgttccatgagcatttgagaagaatgtgtattctgctttttttagatgtagtgtcctgaagatatcaattaagtctaacttttctattgtttcctttaggatctctgttgctttattggttttctgtctggaggatctgtccattgatgtgaggggggtatttaggtctcctactatgattgtattctcatcaatatctccctttatgtctgttaatatttgttgtatgtatctgggtgctcctatgtttggggcatatatgttgatgatagtaacatcctctccttggatggatcccttaatcattaaatagtgtccttctttgtctttctttatgccttttgttttaaagtctattttgtctgatatgagcgttgcgactcctgcttttctgtcatgtctattggcatgaaatacttttccccagcctttcattttcaatctatatgtatcttttgtcctaaggtgagtttcttgtaggcagcatattgaaggtttttgcctttttatccactcagccattctgtgtcttttgattggggcattcagtccattgacatttaaggtgataattgatagatgattatttattgccatttgatcctcgtgttccagttgattctatggttttccattcttctttttttttttttttttttttttttggttggatggtctcctgttattatctgcttgagtgtatttttttttcattttttgcaaatgcaatatttggttttggcttgtggttgccctgttttttaagtatgctaaccccttcccataattgtgtgttttagcctgatggtcctgtaagttcaaacacttcattattatattaaaattaagaagagagacatacatacaaacaaaaaggattatttacctcctaacatcccttgcccacgttttatggttttgatgactcttttatttttttctttttaattttattttgtttgaagcatgttcatgattaaatctgtatgctggcttatttgagtgactgctctctgattacggtttcctcagtcctagttcttcctcttcttcttcttcttcttttttttttttcttttcttttttcttccctttccttcctttctttttggtttagagaagccctttcaatatttcctttaacctgggttttgtgttgctgtattctttaagtttttgtttgttgggaaacctttttatttccccttctattttaaatgatattcttgctggatagagtattctaggttgcatattttttcctttgagcactttaaatatctcttgccattccctcctggcctgtagtgtttctgtagagaaatcagctgatattcttatgggggttcccttgtaggtcacattctgtttttctcttgctgcctttaggatcctctctttatcactaacttttgccatttttattatgatgtgtcttggtgtgggtctgtttgggttcagtttgtttggggccctctgtgcttcttgtatcttgaatccagtatcctttagatttgggaagtttccagcgataatttcttcaaatatattttccattcccttatctttttctactccttctggaattcctattatgcgtagattggcccgctttatattatcccataggtctcttatattgctttccagttttttgattcggttttctgtctgttgaccagattgagtgatttccattattctatcttccacatcactgattcgttcttctgcattattcattctggtttttactgcccctagttcagtttgcatctctgcaaatgaatgttctagtttttcttggctcctccttatattttctagttcctttctgagggtatctgcattactgttcatatcttctcttaattccttcagtattttcagtatttctcttttgaattctaggtctgtctgactgcagagatctgtttcattgttgactgttttaggtgagttctcctgttggtttgactgggggtggtttctcagcttcttcatcttgcttgttgtcttctttctcctgagggagttgtactctccgttatcaggtagtgtttgccttgtcactgccgtggaatatttcctgagggctgtcgttgttggtcaatcttttttgaggcagtgtggcttttctggagtgttgatggaactaacagtgtttctttgaagcaaaggagggcttcctgagggcagacaggactgggaggtccaccccacgatggtagcagatttcagttggttctcagcaccccctggggtcttgggcgggtagcagggcccttggagactcaagaggctcctccccagggcagcccgactcagaaagaccgtctgagatcttttcccgactcggccaggcttgttgcagcttttctgggctgcagggggtcctgcctggagctggcagtcctatgcagctggtccactaggtctcagcaccccttggggtcttgggcgggtagcagggcccttggagactcaagaggctcctccccagggcagcccgactcagaaagaccgtcggagatcttttcctaagtcggccaggcttgttgcagcttttctgggctgcagggggtcctgcctggagctggcagtcctatgcagctggtccactaggtcgtagcaccccttggggtcttgggcgggtagcaaggcccttggagacccaagaggctcctccccgggggagcccgtctcagaaaaaccgtcggagaattaggtcgatctattcacggcctggctaggcttgttctagcttttctgggctgcaggccttttctagggggctggtggtgtttggtgctgctctgtggaagtatagctcctccaaagggcaagcaggcctgtgcagggagagcccctgcggtggtaggcttcaggcaattgttgaggccagccctcctggatggcaggcagccccaggttccgcgagagcgtagggggtggcgggggtagggggagggaatgcactgggaagcacagctttctgctagctagcgggcctgtaagcttgctgtggcgtgggggttATTCtgtgggaacccaccccttcttctctccgctccccagcacgggcgcagaccaggctcttctcccaggttccctctgaggcggctttccacttccccgcccctagagtattgctcccttcctctgcgacagctttgttttctagtctcccaggcagtctctgccccgtcaaatggtttagagacctcccaagcagtttccgctctgccccgcccccctagcccggggactaatctctggagccgaggtctcggtgcccagcccccacccaggcgtcccccggccctttcctggggactaacctctggagccgaggattcggtgcccagcccccacccaggtgtctcaatttttggtgactgtgcccgtagttcagatggtccgttgggttcttgatccgtttttccgtactccgacttactgctacactcttctctgcatctggggattcctccggttcgtttgatctttcgcccggtaggagactttccagggtgcaggatccctttctcctccgcagttccctttcaggagcgcccgtcccgctcggattcaccttctctcactctcctcttttctcccgttctgcccaataatatcacgaacttcttgccattattggagtttaggttcctctgccagcgattggttgctgttctgtgcgagtcatttcttctgtagatgtgctttttttgttgtgtttgtgggagagggcgagcgtgtccccctactcctccgccatcttgtcctctctccaattttctaccatacagtaaggtgacccagtttcacatacatgtatacattttttttgtcacattatcatgctccatcataagtgactaaatatagttcctagtgctataaaacaggatctcattgcttatccattccaaaggcaatagtttgcatcaattaaacccaaattcccaatccatcccactccctccccctccccctttccctcggCTACCACAAGCCTGgtgtccatgtccatgattttctttttgtggaaaggttcatttttgctgtattaTAGATtatagatataagtgatatcattagtatttgtctttctctttctgacttacttcacttagtatgagagtctctagtgccatctatgttgatgcaaatggcattatgttttcctttttatggctagcAGTAtcccattatgtatatataccacatcttaatccaatcatttgtcaatggacatttacattgtttccatgttgtgactattgtgaatagtgctgcaatgaacatgtggtacatgtgtcttttttaaggaaagttttgtctggatatatgcccaagagtgggattgctggacccaGCCATTATTAAGGTGTATCATGcccttttgcccatttctttctAATGAAACACTGTCTGTGGTGTAcaattttagagatttttatttaCAAGGGAATTCCTGAATGTGCTTACAACTGTGTTCTGTGTTAAGTTTGAGTTATGATTTGCAAAGGGTTGCTGCTTCTCAGGGTTGATATCTCATATAGAGggcaataatttttatttttaacactttcattttcttgttttgaagACCATTGCTACTGTGCATGTGATTATTTTAATCTGTGCTTCTCTTTGCCCAATTCGCAAAAGAAAACCAGGTAATATCATGGATGGAAAGAATCAAACAGCTCTGTCTGAATTCATCATTTTGGGATTCTCCAATCTAAACCAACTGCAGTTTTTACTCTTCACCATCTTCTTCCTGACCTATATCTGTACTTTAGGAGGAAATACATTCATTATCTTGGTGACTGTGGTTGATCCACGTCTACATACACCCATGTACCATTTCCTAGGGAACCTGGCCTTTCTTGACATCTGCTATACCACCACCAACGTCCCCCAGATGATGGCGCATCTTCTGTCAGAGAAGAAGAGCATTTCTTATGGGGGATGCATGGCTCaactttttgcatttattttctttgtgggatCAGAGTGTCTCCTCCTGGCAGCAATGGCATATGATCACTACACTGCAATCTGTAAGCCCTTAAGGTATTCAGTTATTATGAACAAGGTTCTGTATAGCCAGTTAGCAGCCTCCTGCTGGTCTGGTGGTTTCCTCAATTCAGCGGTACACACAGTACTGACATTCCGACTGCCCTTCTGTGGCAACAACCAGATTAATTATTTCTTCTGTGATATACCTCCTTTGTTGGTCTTGTCTTGCGGGGACACTTCTGTCAATGAATTGGCACTACTATCCATTGGGGTGGTCATTGGTTGGACTCCTTTCCTGTGTATTGTCCTTTCCTACCTCTATATTATCTCCACCATCTTGAGGATCCGATCCTCCAAGGGGAGACAaaaggccttttccacctgtgcctcccacctGACCATTGTCCTTCTCTATTACGGCAGCGCCATCTTCACATACGTACGGCCCATCTCATCTTACTCACTGGAGAAAGACAGACTCATCTCAGTATTGTATAGTGTTGTCACTCCCATGCTAAACCCTATAATTTACACACTGAGGAATAAAGACATCAAAGAAGCTATGAAAGCTGTGGGGAGAAAGTGGCAGCTGCCACTTCTTTCTTTCGATGTGTAACCTTCACTTATCTGCTGTCAATTATTTTAACCATATATCAACTGTGGCTTTTTCACCAGCTAGCTGTTTTTAGTGACactcaattgtgtgtgtgtgtgtgtgtgtctttttttgtgttttttttttttagggctgcacctgaggcatatggaggttcccagtctagggatcaaattggagctgcagctgctgacctacaccacagccacagcaacgccagatccaggctgtgttgtgacctacaatgcagctcacgccaacgccagatccttaacccattgagtgaggccagtgatcgaacctgagtcctcatggatactagttgggttcattaaccactgagccatgaggtgAACTTCCCAGTGACACTCAGTTTTTAAGTCAATTGCAATGTATGGACAGATAATGAAGAGTTGGCACACTCAACCCTAAGTGTACATATTCTGGAGCTTTTGTTAGTCCTGTGCAAAGCTGTTAATGTTACTCTTTTTAGATATGTCCTCTTGTTGATACTGTCCATTTCTGAATTCTTCATCCCAAAGATGGTGCCCCTTTTCCATGCAAAATTGGTTATAAAGTTTAAGTAAACTTCTCTATTCCCATTTGTTCATCACTTGATCAGATAATTTTAGTCTTCCTGTGTCAGCATTTGTTCCTCAtcaaatattgcaaaaatgggaAACAGCCAACATTTAATCTTTGATCATATGCTCTTCAATCTCAATGTGGTCTGCCTCTTtcatctgccttcctttcttcttttcgttctttctgtttctttcctctctctcttcccattcctttccttccttcccttcttctttccttccttcctttcgttTCTTCTAATTATTTACCTCAATAAgccttttttaatcttaaaacaattattatttaaaaattttggggtccctgtcgtggttcagcagtaacaaacttgactaggatccatgaggacgaagttttgatccccggcctcactccatggattaaggatctggcattgctgtgagctgtggtgtaggtcaaggacgtGGCTCTgaccttgcattgctgtggttgtggtataggctggcagctacagctccaatttgacccctagcctgggaacttccctatgtcgtggctgcagctcctaaaaagtaaaaaaaaaataaattaaaaaaataaataaatgaaaatattattgtgGTAAAAACACTTAACGTGAGATTTACcttctggataaagaagatgcagtacatatacacaatggaatattactcagccattaaaaggaatgaaataccggtatttttagcaacatggatggagctagaaattatcatgctaagtgaagttagtcagacaatgagacaccaacatcaaatgctatcactgacatgtggaatctgaaaaaaggacacaatgaactcctttgcagagcagataccaactcacagactttgaaaaacttaatggtttccaaaggagacagctcAGGGGGTAGAGAgaatgcactggggttgtgggatggaaatcctataaaattggattgtgatgatcattgtacaactataaatgtaatagattcattgagtaataaaaataaaattaaattaaaaaaagatttaccttcttaacaaatttttaagcACACAATAGTGTGGGGAGTTGTTCAAAGGATATGCAGTTTTGGTGATGCAAAGTAATATGtagatctgctgtacagcattgttactataattaacaatactgttATACTGATTAATTATAATCCTATGCCACGGCTCCTCATTTTGTAAATGTACAGCCTTTACTTCTATCCTTAATTCAGTCAAGTCTCATAAGCCCAAGTTTATTGTTTTAATTCAAACTCAATGCTCTTGtcaaaatcatttttcattctttaaaaaaaaaaatcaatgccacTACAAATCCCACATCTAGTTTCTATCTCAttatctttcttcccttcctgatGCTCTTCCGGTAATTAGTTCAGAGCTCTGAACAAAAACAGCATTTCAGTAAAGCTGTGGCTGATGATTTTCAATGTactaaagaaaataagtaaagtaatattaaaaagaagaaaaattaaatgcacaTAATAAAACCTATGGAAGTAAATCCCAAAACAAATTTCCTGGCATAACACTGGAGAGGTTCACAAGCCATCTGAGATGTTTCTTCTCACAACAAAATAGGAAGGAGAGTAAGAACTGTGGAGAGtgagaatgaagagaaaagagagccaataatcagtgatattaTATACCTGAGCAAATGGGAGTGGCTACGACACGGTGCAAGGGCTTATCTCTGTgataggaaggaaagaggagatcCATGTATTTGGAGGCCAAAAAGCGTTGGAGTTCCTGATCGATGGTTTGTTTCACTttgtaatgtaagaaaaaattatctacttaaaatctttttaaaacctGTAATGTCaccattaatttttaattgggaTTTAGTATTTAtgccataaaatatataaaacacaattGTACATTTAGAGAAGATTTGACTGATGCTATCGAATCACTCCAGAAAATTTCCTCCATGCCCTGTCCCAGTCAATTCTCCCACCCACTCCAGAAGTCACTCTTCAGATTTGTATTGTCCTGTCTTAATTTGGTCTGTTCTAGAGtttgatataaatgaaatcatatgatatgtgCTATTTTGTGCCTAGTTTATTTTGATTAACATAATACTTCTAAGATTCTTCCATGATTTTGAGCATATCAGtagtttgttctattttattgccaagtggtattccattatatgaatttACTGTGATTTATCTTTCAACAGTCAATAGATATTTGGGCTGTTTATAGTTTTGgctatacaaataaaatttttatgaaaattaatgtaGGAATCCCTTGACAGATATGTGTCCATTTGTCTTGAATAAATTAGGTAGAGGTGAAATGGCTGAgtcataaataatatatttaactttgctagaaaatggcaataaatattccAATGTAGTTGTTTCAATTTATTCTctcaccagcagtatatgagTTCTAGTCGCTCCATGTCTTTGCCAATGCACTTGATATTGTCAGTTATTTTTAAGCCACAAACATTAATTGGCTCATGTAACAGAAGTCCAGAGGAGAAGGGCTTCAAGTACAGTTTCATCAGGGCTGTGGCCTGATTTGTTTGTGATTCTCTCACATCTGCTCCCATCCATGGAGCTTCATTTTCAGGCTCCCTTCCAGCAGCATTCAGGGTTACAGGCTCCTTCTATTTCCATGGATAATGTTGGAGCCCTCCCCCTCTCCATTCTCACAAGCATTGTAAAAAAGGTCTTGGGCTTTGTCTGACTTGATCTTATTGAGTCAGGTCTGGCTCTTGGAGTGTCTGGTTCTAAATGGCTGTTTAGGGAAACCAAGAAGATGGAGCTGATGAGCATATCTAAGTGACATTTGGGCCTCAGGGCTCAGTGGAGTCTGGAGGAGTTTCTGCCTAGTCATTGAAGGAGGTAATTGAAATGAGGTGAGCACTAGATGACTCTCAGGCTGGACCAGGGCAGTCAGAGGCTCCTTACCCCACTCCTTGGAACATCCATTCTGCCCACGGTTCTCACAGTGGGAGCCATATTTGAAGGCTGCAGCTCTGAGAGAGCAATGTATTGCTGAGAAATTGGGATGGCACACATGATCGAACCCAACTAAGGCCTctgtataaatttaatttttttaatttttaattttttaattatagttgatttacaatgttctatcaatttctactatatagcaaagtgacccagtaatcaTTTAAGATTCTGGTGGGCAGGGACAGGGATCTTCTCATTTTCTGGGCTCCCAAGAGAAATTTTCTAAGTTCCttgcttaccttttttttttttttttttttttggtctttttagggcctcaccctcagcatatggaagttctcaggctaggggtcgaattggagctgcagctgctgacctatgccacagccatagcaacgcaggatcccagccccgtctgtgacctacaccacagctcatggcaaccctggatccttacccactgagcaatgccagggattgaacccgtgtcctcatggatactaatcgggtttattacctctgagcccccatgggaactccatccttgctTACTTTTTTACTTCTGCCTACCATCTGGAATcgtctgcctctttcttccatctctccctGCCCTCCGTTTTAGATTTCACCCAAGGAAGTCCCAAGTTTGCAAACCACCACAgtgctctctgctctctgctctgcaCAAGTGtctgattttataaaataatacagttaTCTTGGCAGCAGAACACTGGAGCTGGAACTCCCACGCCTGAGCTCTTCAGAGTTCAATATCATATATGGGTCTGTTTGAAGACCCATGAGAGGCCCAGCACTGACATTTTGGAGGTTATACTGTACGTCATGGCAAATGCATTGAAACGTGGCTACATCCCACCATTCACTATAAGCAAAAGCTGGGAATATTACCTATAAGAAAGCAGCAGTTGgaagttccttgtggcacagagttaaggatccggtgttgctgcagcgaTAGCGCTGGCTGCCACTGCAGGATAGGTTCGACCCAGCAGGCACCCAAAGTGCTCTTATATGCCTCAGTTAACTTTGTAGCTGCTTTATCTGTGTCTTTTCTTCCAGCATGAATAATGGCAAGGCT
It encodes:
- the LOC110258113 gene encoding olfactory receptor 5V1-like, whose protein sequence is MDGKNQTALSEFIILGFSNLNQLQFLLFTIFFLTYICTLGGNTFIILVTVVDPRLHTPMYHFLGNLAFLDICYTTTNVPQMMAHLLSEKKSISYGGCMAQLFAFIFFVGSECLLLAAMAYDHYTAICKPLRYSVIMNKVLYSQLAASCWSGGFLNSAVHTVLTFRLPFCGNNQINYFFCDIPPLLVLSCGDTSVNELALLSIGVVIGWTPFLCIVLSYLYIISTILRIRSSKGRQKAFSTCASHLTIVLLYYGSAIFTYVRPISSYSLEKDRLISVLYSVVTPMLNPIIYTLRNKDIKEAMKAVGRKWQLPLLSFDV